One genomic segment of Clostridium estertheticum subsp. estertheticum includes these proteins:
- a CDS encoding DVU_1553 family AMP-dependent CoA ligase: protein MLKTLYEKWMEDKIFMETGDKKLSEESLKLYQLGEIRKTINFSKESKFYGKKLKNIFSDEIKSFEDFKKVPFTTSDDLAKNPKSFLCTTLDQISRIVTMTSSGTTGDPKRIFFTENDLKATSDFFKYGMLNIVTPGQRVLIFMPGKSTHSIGQLLKEGLNGAGCEGIIYGPVFNVWDALEAIKSKNIDCIVGLPIQVFYLAKIKLTDVRYKHLNLKSVLLSGDYVPRTLCSAVSSAFSCQVFTHYGMTEMGYGGGVECSAINGYHMRDVDLYTEIIDPVTGRNVTDGSYGEVVITTFRREAMPLIRYRSGDIARFLPRNCSCSNLFKRMDYVKGRVNEHLKLKDGKFLSIGMIDEVMFGIDNVLDYSASINEGENKVLSISVKPVNPKIPIKFNEIKNCIRQDKYLGLLIKNNNISIEFGGLLNNIEISNGMIKRKLYLLN from the coding sequence ATGCTTAAAACACTATATGAAAAATGGATGGAAGATAAAATCTTTATGGAAACTGGTGATAAAAAACTTTCCGAGGAAAGCTTAAAATTATATCAATTAGGGGAAATTAGGAAGACTATTAATTTTTCAAAAGAAAGCAAGTTTTATGGGAAAAAATTAAAAAATATATTTAGTGATGAGATTAAATCATTTGAAGATTTTAAAAAAGTACCTTTTACTACTTCAGATGATTTAGCGAAAAATCCAAAAAGTTTTTTGTGTACAACACTTGACCAAATTTCAAGGATTGTAACAATGACTTCTTCGGGAACTACGGGAGATCCCAAAAGAATTTTTTTTACTGAAAATGATCTTAAAGCTACATCCGATTTTTTTAAATACGGTATGCTTAATATTGTAACTCCAGGTCAAAGAGTGCTCATATTTATGCCAGGAAAAAGTACCCATAGTATAGGTCAACTTTTAAAGGAAGGACTCAATGGAGCAGGATGTGAGGGAATTATATATGGGCCTGTGTTTAATGTTTGGGATGCTTTAGAAGCAATAAAATCAAAAAACATTGATTGTATTGTAGGGTTACCAATTCAAGTATTTTATCTCGCAAAAATTAAACTCACTGATGTTAGGTATAAACATTTGAACCTAAAAAGCGTTCTTTTAAGTGGAGACTATGTGCCAAGAACATTATGTAGTGCTGTGAGTAGTGCCTTTAGCTGTCAAGTATTTACTCATTATGGAATGACTGAGATGGGGTATGGAGGCGGAGTGGAATGTAGTGCTATAAATGGATACCATATGAGAGATGTGGATTTATATACTGAAATTATTGACCCAGTAACTGGGCGAAATGTTACAGATGGTAGTTATGGAGAAGTGGTAATTACAACGTTTAGGAGAGAAGCAATGCCACTTATAAGGTACAGGTCTGGAGATATTGCTAGGTTCTTGCCTAGAAATTGTTCTTGTAGTAATTTGTTTAAAAGGATGGATTATGTAAAAGGAAGAGTTAATGAACATTTAAAGTTAAAAGATGGGAAGTTTCTTTCTATAGGAATGATTGATGAAGTTATGTTTGGAATTGATAATGTACTTGATTACAGCGCTAGTATTAATGAGGGAGAAAATAAAGTACTTAGTATAAGCGTAAAGCCAGTAAATCCGAAAATACCTATAAAATTTAATGAAATTAAAAATTGCATTAGGCAAGATAAGTACTTAGGTTTATTAATAAAAAATAATAATATATCCATAGAATTTGGTGGCTTACTTAATAATATTGAAATTAGTAATGGAATGATTAAACGAAAATTATATCTTTTAAATTAA
- a CDS encoding XdhC family protein translates to MNVATYKNLLVEVEKGNNCVMITMLSNKNYENKPSRNKTFYTEENLSNKNHISDLDKLLYEKSKYALETGNLQFVKRSENETYLIEPYFPEPRLIILGGGHIAKPLAEFASKTGFSVTVVDDRPSFANSERFPTAQKVICESFDNCFDLINLNKSAYVVIVTRGHRHDMDCLRQVLKHNTAYVGMIGSKRRVKIVMQQMLDDGYSKDKLNKVNAPIGLKIGAVTPDEIAISIISQVISYRRLGATPAITNSIKTNWPEFDHDVLNELCQEANSPGAMITIISTKGSVPRNAGAKMLVWPFGKILGSIGGGCSEGEIIKTARDLINDGGYKLQSIDMTGTIAEDEGMVCGGIMDVIIETF, encoded by the coding sequence ATGAATGTAGCTACCTATAAAAATTTGCTAGTCGAAGTTGAAAAAGGTAACAATTGTGTTATGATTACAATGTTAAGTAACAAAAATTATGAGAATAAACCTTCTCGTAATAAAACTTTTTATACTGAAGAAAATCTGAGCAATAAAAATCATATATCTGATCTAGATAAACTACTTTACGAAAAATCAAAGTATGCTTTAGAAACCGGCAATCTTCAATTTGTTAAACGATCTGAAAATGAAACTTATTTAATTGAACCATATTTTCCTGAGCCACGATTAATAATTTTAGGTGGTGGACATATTGCCAAACCTTTAGCTGAATTTGCCTCAAAGACAGGGTTTTCAGTTACAGTTGTTGATGATAGACCCTCATTTGCAAATAGCGAACGATTTCCTACTGCGCAGAAAGTAATTTGTGAAAGTTTTGATAACTGTTTCGACTTAATTAATTTAAATAAGTCCGCCTATGTTGTTATTGTAACTCGAGGTCATCGACATGATATGGACTGTTTAAGGCAAGTTTTAAAACATAATACTGCATATGTTGGAATGATTGGTTCAAAACGACGCGTTAAAATTGTTATGCAGCAAATGCTAGACGATGGATATTCAAAGGATAAATTAAACAAAGTCAATGCACCTATAGGTCTTAAGATAGGCGCAGTTACACCTGACGAAATAGCGATTTCTATTATATCACAGGTAATTAGTTACAGAAGACTTGGCGCTACACCTGCTATTACTAACTCTATAAAGACCAATTGGCCGGAATTTGATCATGATGTATTAAATGAATTATGCCAAGAAGCAAATTCTCCTGGAGCAATGATTACAATTATTTCTACTAAAGGATCAGTTCCAAGAAATGCTGGAGCTAAAATGCTTGTATGGCCCTTTGGAAAAATTTTAGGGAGTATCGGCGGAGGATGTAGTGAAGGCGAAATAATTAAAACCGCCCGTGATTTAATTAATGATGGTGGATATAAACTTCAAAGCATAGATATGACAGGTACCATTGCAGAAGATGAAGGCATGGTATGTGGCGGAATTATGGATGTTATAATAGAAACCTTTTGA
- a CDS encoding MogA/MoaB family molybdenum cofactor biosynthesis protein → MIKTAILTMSDKGSRGERIDGTGPAIRSELEGKGYVISFYKMISDEKDEIEKELIYLCDDLKVDLILTNGGTGFSQRDVTPEATQNVIEKYVPGFGEVMRMKSLQITSKAMLSRSIAGIRKKTLIINLPGSPKGAVENLQFIIEAIPHGIDILKGEANECARI, encoded by the coding sequence ATGATTAAAACAGCAATATTAACCATGAGTGATAAAGGTTCTCGCGGAGAAAGAATTGATGGGACAGGTCCTGCAATAAGAAGTGAATTAGAAGGCAAGGGATATGTTATAAGTTTCTATAAAATGATTTCTGATGAAAAAGATGAAATAGAAAAAGAATTGATTTATTTATGCGATGATCTTAAAGTGGATTTAATTCTAACTAATGGAGGTACAGGATTTTCACAAAGAGATGTCACCCCTGAGGCAACTCAAAATGTTATTGAAAAATATGTACCTGGATTTGGTGAGGTTATGAGAATGAAATCACTCCAAATTACTTCAAAGGCTATGCTTTCAAGAAGTATTGCAGGAATACGTAAAAAAACTTTAATTATAAATCTTCCTGGTAGTCCTAAAGGCGCTGTAGAAAATCTTCAATTTATAATTGAAGCAATTCCACATGGTATTGATATACTTAAAGGGGAAGCTAATGAGTGCGCTAGAATCTAG
- the moaA gene encoding GTP 3',8-cyclase MoaA, translated as MRDSHGRNINYLRISVTDRCNLRCIYCMPEQGIKKLEHVDILRFEEIFKIVKVSEKLGINKVRYTGGEPLVMKDIDKLIYETSKLQGIEDISITTNGILLGDMASDLKKAGLKRVNISLDTLDDVKFKSITRIGNLDKVMKSIDRCLTLGLKPVKINTVLMRGFNDTEFEDFLNLTREMPIEIRFIELMPIGEGIKIYDKSKISFMEILKNHPELTQIENEKSSTAQMYKIKGAKGKIGFISPVSCKFCADCNKIRLTSTGTIKPCLHSKEEINLKQYLNNEEMLTNTLKQAIFDKPLEHHLEEEKISRSEKMMYQIGG; from the coding sequence GTGAGAGATAGTCATGGGAGAAATATCAATTATTTAAGAATATCAGTAACTGATAGGTGTAATTTAAGATGTATATATTGCATGCCAGAGCAGGGCATAAAAAAATTAGAACATGTGGATATACTGCGGTTTGAAGAAATTTTTAAAATAGTAAAAGTCTCAGAAAAATTAGGAATTAACAAGGTAAGGTATACTGGTGGTGAACCACTGGTGATGAAAGATATAGATAAACTAATATACGAAACTTCAAAACTACAAGGGATAGAGGATATTTCCATAACTACAAATGGTATTTTACTCGGGGACATGGCAAGTGACCTAAAAAAAGCTGGACTTAAGAGAGTTAATATTAGCCTTGATACATTGGATGATGTGAAGTTTAAAAGTATAACAAGAATAGGAAATCTTGATAAGGTAATGAAAAGTATAGATAGATGTTTAACACTTGGGTTAAAACCAGTAAAAATTAATACTGTATTGATGCGAGGGTTTAATGATACAGAATTTGAAGACTTTTTAAATTTAACTCGCGAAATGCCAATAGAAATAAGGTTTATTGAACTAATGCCTATAGGTGAAGGTATAAAGATTTATGATAAAAGCAAAATCAGTTTTATGGAAATACTAAAAAACCATCCTGAGTTAACTCAAATTGAGAATGAAAAAAGTAGCACTGCTCAAATGTACAAGATTAAAGGGGCAAAGGGAAAGATTGGCTTCATTAGTCCAGTGAGTTGCAAATTTTGCGCGGATTGTAATAAAATAAGACTTACATCCACGGGAACAATTAAGCCGTGTCTTCATTCAAAAGAAGAGATAAACCTTAAGCAATACCTAAATAATGAAGAAATGCTTACAAATACTTTAAAACAAGCAATTTTTGATAAGCCACTTGAACATCATCTTGAGGAAGAAAAAATTAGTAGAAGTGAAAAGATGATGTACCAGATAGGGGGATAA
- the moaC gene encoding cyclic pyranopterin monophosphate synthase MoaC, translated as MEFTHINEEGRAKMVDVSEKIDTVREAIAVGSISMKTETLEKIKNGSISKGDVLAVAQVGGIMGAKSTSQIIPMCHAIMISGCNISFKIDFENSKIEITATTKTVGKTGIEMEALTAVSVAALTIYDMCKAIDRGMVINNIMLVKKSGGKSGIFERKGL; from the coding sequence ATGGAATTTACACATATAAATGAAGAAGGAAGAGCTAAAATGGTAGATGTATCTGAAAAAATTGACACTGTTCGCGAAGCTATAGCAGTTGGGTCAATTTCAATGAAGACAGAAACTCTAGAAAAAATAAAAAATGGGTCTATTTCAAAAGGAGATGTATTAGCGGTAGCGCAGGTAGGCGGAATTATGGGGGCTAAAAGCACTTCGCAAATAATACCAATGTGTCATGCCATAATGATATCAGGCTGTAATATTAGTTTTAAAATCGATTTCGAAAACAGTAAAATTGAGATAACTGCAACGACGAAGACTGTAGGGAAGACTGGCATTGAAATGGAAGCACTTACGGCGGTATCTGTTGCAGCACTGACTATATATGATATGTGTAAGGCAATTGATAGAGGCATGGTTATAAATAATATTATGCTTGTAAAAAAAAGCGGGGGAAAATCGGGAATATTTGAAAGGAAGGGATTGTAA
- a CDS encoding MOSC domain-containing protein, whose translation MAKVIAVNISEKKGVVKHPIEKGFFKFNYGLEGDAHAGDWHRQVSFLGVESIDKMKAKGAQGLSAGKFAENITTEGIILYELPIGTKLKIGEVVLEVTQIGKECHAGCEIMKLVGDCIMPREGIFAKVLEAGYIQAGDDILVQK comes from the coding sequence ATGGCAAAGGTTATTGCAGTAAATATAAGCGAGAAAAAAGGTGTAGTAAAACATCCTATCGAAAAAGGTTTCTTCAAATTCAATTATGGATTAGAGGGAGATGCACATGCAGGTGATTGGCATAGACAAGTTAGTTTTCTTGGGGTTGAGAGCATTGATAAAATGAAAGCAAAGGGAGCTCAAGGATTAAGTGCAGGAAAATTTGCTGAAAATATTACTACAGAGGGAATAATCTTGTATGAACTTCCTATTGGAACTAAGCTTAAAATTGGAGAGGTAGTTTTAGAGGTAACACAGATAGGAAAGGAATGTCATGCTGGTTGTGAAATAATGAAACTTGTTGGTGATTGCATAATGCCAAGAGAAGGTATATTTGCTAAGGTGCTAGAGGCTGGTTATATTCAGGCCGGAGATGATATACTAGTACAAAAATAA
- a CDS encoding methyl-accepting chemotaxis protein — protein MKINLKRMKNTKITTNIIIIWIISLLATLSVGAIGYTNTSKMYAISNDVNSTVIPKLKDWGDVNGYMGVLRNTLTKIIDRPFDKKNETGMLDLNSKITTIINRQVITSRGDSTEAALVKSAKDAYEHYYSFIPSIIDQRRRNLVPDKQITNVDMGVFGTILAKNITDLVDYQKHIAGLQNDKSRNLYHSSSITFGIIFLLSILILSAISLLIILVLKNSIKEFTDKLHILSNGDFTVKIDTELTNEFGTMNTALLKTITSISNILTNINHDSVYISEQALSLSSLSEEMNASTKEISSSINEVAQGSSSQAQELMDMSSSLNSFGKTLEDITLSITGVDKNTNAINFKAQNSNNELTHLATSINDIAVSFKDVSIKISNLTNSVNEITKITNLINAIASQTNLLALNAAIEAARAGESGKGFAVVADEIGRLAEQSKNSSDDINNLLKSIQQETKIVTETTDTANGELTKQISVVDTSISSFKEIITSIENILPEIAGINNSILGINSSKNTIIASAESTSSVSEENSAAAEQISAATEEMTTSSNEVAISAQLLNDKTASMIKQIEKFTL, from the coding sequence GTGAAAATAAATTTAAAAAGAATGAAAAACACAAAAATTACAACAAACATAATAATAATTTGGATTATATCATTGCTTGCAACACTCTCAGTAGGCGCTATTGGTTATACTAATACTAGTAAAATGTATGCTATTAGTAATGATGTTAACAGTACCGTTATTCCAAAACTTAAGGATTGGGGTGATGTTAATGGATATATGGGTGTCCTTCGAAATACTTTAACTAAAATAATTGATAGACCCTTTGACAAAAAAAATGAAACTGGGATGTTAGATTTAAACAGTAAGATTACTACAATTATTAATAGACAAGTCATAACATCGAGGGGTGATTCAACAGAAGCTGCTTTAGTAAAATCAGCAAAGGATGCTTATGAACATTATTACTCATTCATTCCAAGTATAATTGATCAAAGAAGACGAAATCTTGTTCCTGATAAACAAATAACAAATGTTGATATGGGTGTGTTTGGTACAATTCTTGCCAAAAACATTACAGATCTTGTAGATTATCAAAAACACATTGCCGGTCTTCAAAATGATAAGTCTAGAAACTTATATCATAGTAGTAGTATTACATTCGGAATTATATTTTTATTATCTATTTTAATTTTGTCTGCTATATCTCTACTCATTATTTTAGTATTAAAAAATTCTATTAAAGAATTTACAGATAAACTGCATATATTATCTAATGGAGATTTTACAGTAAAAATTGATACAGAACTAACTAACGAATTTGGTACAATGAATACTGCATTATTAAAAACTATAACTTCAATTTCAAATATTTTAACTAACATTAATCATGATTCGGTATATATTTCAGAGCAAGCACTGTCATTATCTTCACTATCTGAAGAAATGAATGCATCAACTAAAGAAATATCAAGTTCAATTAATGAAGTTGCACAAGGTTCCTCTAGCCAAGCCCAAGAGCTTATGGATATGAGTAGTTCACTAAATTCTTTTGGTAAAACGCTAGAAGATATTACTTTATCAATAACTGGGGTTGATAAGAATACAAATGCTATAAACTTTAAAGCACAAAATAGCAATAATGAATTAACTCATCTTGCTACTTCAATTAATGATATAGCAGTTTCTTTTAAAGATGTTAGCATCAAAATATCAAACTTAACTAATAGTGTTAATGAGATAACAAAAATAACAAATTTAATAAATGCTATTGCAAGTCAAACAAACTTACTTGCACTAAATGCAGCAATCGAAGCAGCAAGGGCCGGTGAGTCTGGAAAAGGCTTTGCAGTTGTAGCTGATGAGATTGGGAGGCTAGCTGAGCAATCTAAAAATTCTTCAGATGATATAAATAATTTATTAAAATCCATACAACAAGAAACTAAAATTGTTACTGAAACTACGGATACTGCAAATGGAGAACTTACAAAACAAATCTCTGTTGTAGATACATCTATATCTTCCTTTAAGGAAATAATAACTTCTATTGAAAATATATTACCTGAAATAGCAGGTATAAATAATTCAATACTCGGTATAAATAGCAGTAAAAATACCATAATAGCATCTGCTGAGAGTACATCTTCAGTATCAGAAGAAAATTCTGCAGCTGCTGAGCAAATATCTGCCGCTACCGAGGAAATGACAACTTCATCAAATGAGGTCGCAATATCGGCTCAGTTACTAAATGATAAAACTGCTTCTATGATAAAGCAGATTGAAAAATTCACTCTTTAG
- a CDS encoding ABC transporter ATP-binding protein produces MLIVQNLTKKYSKEIAVNNISFEVNEGEIAILLGPNGAGKSTTIKSIAGLLKYNGYIEICGHPNKSIDAKKIFSYVPEVSAMFDLLTVYEHIEYIAAAYGIEDYKDEAEELLKRFDLSDKKDKLGKQLSKGMMQKVSICCALIIRPRVILFDEPLMGLDPKAIKELKKAIVELKEKGSVILISTHIIDSVDDFWDKVLIMKNGNIVLSGTKQELKSRNETLEELFFDVTEGNV; encoded by the coding sequence ATGCTTATTGTACAAAATCTTACTAAAAAATACTCTAAAGAAATAGCTGTAAACAATATTAGTTTTGAAGTTAACGAAGGTGAAATTGCCATTCTTTTAGGCCCCAATGGGGCTGGAAAAAGTACTACAATAAAATCTATTGCTGGATTATTAAAATATAATGGGTACATTGAAATTTGTGGGCACCCAAATAAGAGCATTGATGCAAAAAAAATATTTTCTTATGTTCCGGAAGTTTCAGCTATGTTTGATTTGCTAACGGTCTATGAGCATATAGAATATATAGCTGCGGCTTATGGAATAGAAGACTATAAGGATGAGGCTGAAGAATTACTTAAAAGATTTGATTTAAGTGATAAGAAAGACAAACTTGGGAAACAATTGTCTAAGGGTATGATGCAAAAGGTAAGCATTTGTTGCGCTCTAATAATAAGACCAAGGGTAATATTATTTGATGAGCCATTAATGGGACTTGATCCTAAGGCAATTAAGGAATTAAAGAAAGCAATTGTTGAGCTTAAAGAAAAAGGTTCAGTTATTTTAATAAGCACCCATATAATAGATAGCGTTGATGATTTCTGGGACAAGGTGCTTATAATGAAAAATGGGAATATAGTTCTATCTGGTACAAAGCAGGAGCTTAAGAGTAGAAATGAGACATTAGAGGAACTCTTTTTTGATGTAACGGAGGGAAATGTATGA
- a CDS encoding putative ABC exporter domain-containing protein translates to MKPLFYIIRKSIKNWLLQLKHEPLKLVLYILCLISLCFVFFVNKDTSRAKSILDPMLYSTIVGCVILIFTAPDIYSSINKGATFFRGADINFIFTAPISPQKVLIYGFIKQIYSSFIAVVFVLFQGYTLSRYSNIQSYGILVIVFGLFIMLIFTSILKILLYSTASKSVKNKTMIRNIFKGLGIVILTGYFIELYVTMSPGKAIISMLNSPIIPYIPVYGWVREIIMASMNGISTVFIIYTILIIALGAICCYIIYSMKLDYYEDVLASTEYKETAISASRNGEQIFLKSGKKPRVRKVQYTRKGKFASAIFWRQILEYKKTGFGFINIGTVIYVVIAITVGLYGPTKDLAMILGGMIYLQLISNFASKWRKDLSNQYIYMLPDHTFKKIIYATVVDNIKNLIDGTIVFLITGILFKSSIMLIILNIVAFESIGSLFIYGGILTRRLLGGGDNIVTTGFMRIMILVGIVTPAIILLTVLYSSSSSFVGVVIAYTSFIAYNLIFSALIIFLGRGVFDNIEL, encoded by the coding sequence ATGAAGCCATTATTTTATATAATAAGAAAATCTATAAAAAATTGGTTGCTTCAGTTAAAGCATGAACCATTAAAGCTTGTTTTATACATATTATGTTTAATATCTTTGTGTTTTGTATTTTTTGTTAATAAAGATACTAGTAGAGCAAAAAGTATTTTGGATCCAATGTTATATAGTACTATTGTCGGATGTGTTATTTTAATATTTACGGCTCCAGATATCTATTCATCAATAAATAAAGGAGCTACTTTTTTTAGAGGTGCGGATATAAATTTTATATTTACAGCTCCTATTAGCCCCCAAAAGGTCTTAATATATGGATTTATAAAACAAATATATTCTTCATTTATAGCAGTGGTTTTTGTTCTATTTCAAGGATACACTCTTAGTCGTTATAGTAACATTCAGTCCTATGGAATTTTAGTAATTGTTTTTGGATTATTTATTATGCTTATTTTCACATCAATACTAAAAATATTATTGTATTCCACAGCTTCTAAAAGTGTAAAAAACAAAACAATGATAAGAAATATTTTTAAAGGCTTAGGAATAGTTATATTAACAGGCTATTTTATAGAATTATATGTAACTATGTCACCAGGTAAGGCTATTATATCAATGCTAAATAGTCCTATAATCCCTTATATTCCAGTATACGGTTGGGTAAGAGAAATTATAATGGCTTCAATGAATGGCATTAGTACAGTGTTTATTATTTATACTATTTTAATAATAGCATTAGGTGCTATTTGCTGTTACATAATTTACTCTATGAAACTTGACTACTATGAAGATGTTTTAGCTTCAACTGAGTATAAAGAAACTGCAATCTCTGCATCAAGGAATGGTGAGCAAATATTTTTGAAATCTGGTAAAAAACCTAGAGTTAGAAAAGTTCAGTATACCAGAAAAGGAAAGTTTGCCTCCGCTATATTTTGGAGACAAATACTAGAGTATAAAAAAACAGGGTTTGGATTTATAAATATAGGGACCGTTATTTATGTTGTTATAGCAATAACTGTTGGCCTATATGGTCCAACTAAGGATCTAGCAATGATCTTAGGGGGAATGATATATCTTCAATTAATATCTAATTTTGCAAGCAAATGGCGAAAAGATTTATCAAACCAGTATATATATATGCTGCCTGATCATACGTTTAAGAAAATTATCTATGCAACTGTAGTTGATAATATAAAAAACCTTATTGATGGGACTATAGTGTTTTTGATAACAGGAATATTATTTAAAAGTAGCATTATGCTTATTATTCTTAATATAGTAGCATTTGAATCAATAGGTTCTCTTTTTATATATGGAGGAATCCTAACTAGGAGACTTTTGGGCGGTGGTGATAATATAGTAACTACGGGATTTATGAGAATTATGATATTAGTTGGGATAGTAACACCTGCTATAATTCTTCTTACCGTATTATATAGTTCGTCTAGTAGTTTTGTTGGAGTAGTTATAGCCTACACATCATTTATAGCATATAATCTTATATTTAGTGCTTTAATAATATTCTTAGGTAGGGGCGTATTTGATAATATTGAATTGTAG
- a CDS encoding sigma-54 interaction domain-containing protein yields the protein MLQNYIKQILSLHNYIDAIVMVNEKGVIEYSDNFRKDINNLYDEELVGRYLWDIYPNLNDENSTLLRVLKSGKAILNEQQHLVNYKGVAIDAINSTFPVKSGEKIIGVAEVSIYIEPEKQRKDITLRLKEREEEKRQLYDIDQIITNDENMLDIKKKIIKVAKSDSPVLIYGQTGTGKEMVVQAIHKNSSRVSKPFISQNCAAIPATLLESILFGTVKGSYTGAENRKGLFEAADGGTLFLDEINSMEISMQAKLLKAIESLEIRRVGSTECIRVNVRILSAVNESPLKSIRENKLRQDLFYRIGVLQISLPELKDRKNDIEFLSSYFIKEYNRKMKKEIKGLDESVLRVFKNYLWPGNIRELKNVIESAFNITYSNEIAVEDLPDYMFSVKSEKNCAAGLVASDKSLSELVKSYEKDIIVYAIKNTGNVTEAAKMLKISRQALNYKLSKYNI from the coding sequence ATGCTACAGAATTATATTAAACAAATTCTAAGTTTACATAATTATATAGATGCTATTGTAATGGTTAATGAAAAGGGTGTTATTGAATATTCTGATAATTTTAGAAAAGATATTAATAATCTTTATGATGAGGAACTGGTTGGAAGATATCTTTGGGACATATATCCTAATCTAAATGATGAAAACAGTACATTGTTAAGGGTGTTAAAAAGTGGTAAAGCTATTTTAAATGAACAACAACATCTTGTGAATTATAAAGGCGTAGCCATAGATGCAATTAATTCAACATTTCCAGTAAAATCAGGTGAAAAGATTATAGGAGTAGCAGAGGTTTCAATATATATTGAACCTGAAAAACAAAGGAAAGATATAACATTAAGATTGAAAGAAAGAGAGGAAGAAAAAAGGCAACTATATGATATAGATCAAATTATAACTAATGATGAAAATATGTTAGATATTAAGAAAAAGATAATAAAAGTAGCGAAATCTGATTCTCCAGTTCTAATTTATGGACAAACGGGCACGGGAAAAGAAATGGTGGTTCAAGCTATACATAAAAATAGTAGCAGAGTTTCAAAGCCGTTTATATCTCAAAATTGTGCAGCTATACCGGCTACATTACTTGAGAGTATTTTGTTTGGTACGGTAAAGGGTAGTTATACAGGCGCTGAAAATAGAAAGGGTTTATTTGAAGCGGCAGATGGTGGTACTCTTTTTTTAGATGAGATTAATTCTATGGAAATATCTATGCAAGCGAAACTATTGAAAGCGATAGAAAGTTTGGAAATTAGAAGAGTGGGTTCAACTGAATGTATAAGGGTAAATGTTAGAATTTTGTCCGCGGTAAACGAATCTCCATTAAAATCTATTAGGGAAAATAAACTGCGACAAGATTTGTTTTATAGAATTGGAGTACTTCAAATTAGTCTTCCAGAGCTTAAGGATAGAAAAAATGACATTGAATTTTTGTCTAGTTATTTTATAAAAGAATATAATCGAAAAATGAAGAAAGAGATTAAGGGGCTTGATGAATCGGTTCTAAGAGTATTTAAAAATTATTTATGGCCAGGAAATATAAGAGAATTAAAAAATGTGATAGAATCTGCTTTTAATATAACATATAGTAATGAAATTGCAGTGGAGGATCTTCCAGACTATATGTTTTCTGTGAAAAGTGAGAAGAATTGTGCGGCAGGTCTTGTGGCGTCTGATAAATCGTTAAGCGAACTTGTAAAAAGTTATGAGAAAGACATTATAGTATATGCTATAAAAAACACGGGAAATGTAACAGAGGCAGCAAAGATGTTAAAAATATCAAGGCAAGCATTAAATTATAAATTGTCAAAATATAATATATAG